The uncultured Roseibium sp. DNA segment CCCGGGCTCCAGTCGGTCAGCTCTGGCTGGCCGGCATTCTGCCGGGTCTGATGATGGCCGGCCTGTTCGTCATCTACATCGCTGTCCGCTGCCGGCTCCAGCCCCAGCTCGGCCCGCCGCTGTCTCCGGAAGAACGCGAAGCCTCCAAGGGCGAGAAATACAGACTTCTGGTCTCCGGAATCCTGCCGGTGGTCATCTTCGCAACAATGATGGTTCCGTTCGTCAACGGTTGGACGAGCCTGGTCGAAAGCTCTGCCATCGGCGCCTTGACCGCGTTCCTGGCCGCCATTGTCAAGCGCCGGATGACCTGGGAGATCCTGATCACCTGCTTGCGGCATACGCTTGGCATCTCCTGCATGTTCATGTGGATCATCCTTGCCGCCCTCGGCTTCGGCGCCGTGTTCGACGGCCTTGGCGCGGTGAAGGCGATCGAGAACCTGTTCACCGAACAGCTCGGCCTGGAACCCTGGATGATCCTGGTGCTGATGCAGCTGTCGTTCCTGATCATGGGCACCTTTCTCGACGACACCGCCATGCTGGTGATCGTCGCGCCGCTTTACGTGCCACTGGTCAGCGCGCTCGGCTTCGACCTCATCTGGTACGGGGTGCTCTACACGATCACCACCCAGATTGCCTACATGACACCGCCATTCGGGTACAATCTGTTCCTGATGCGCGCCATGGCTCCACCGGAAATCAGCATGCGCGATATCTACGCCTCGATCACGCCTTTCGTTCTGGTGATGGTCGTGGCGCTGGTGCTGGTCATGGTGTTTCCGCAAATCGCGCTGATGCTGCCGAACTACGTGTACAACCACTAGCGCGAATTACATAATAATAACAACAATCTGGAATATTTTAACTTGTAACGGGCACTTCGATAATCAATCGCCGGAAGGCACGAAGGGCCATAGAGGATCACTCGAAAGGGGAG contains these protein-coding regions:
- a CDS encoding TRAP transporter large permease subunit; amino-acid sequence: MSYEMIALLMFSSMMVMLLTGQRVFGAIGGIAAVAALALWGTGGEDIPFSAAMKLMKWYPLLTLPMFIFMGYVLSESRIADDLYKMFHIWMGPVPGGLAIGTIFLMVLISAMNGLSVAGMAIGATIALPELLKRGYDKRMVSGVIQAGSSLGILVPPSVVLVLYAMIARAPVGQLWLAGILPGLMMAGLFVIYIAVRCRLQPQLGPPLSPEEREASKGEKYRLLVSGILPVVIFATMMVPFVNGWTSLVESSAIGALTAFLAAIVKRRMTWEILITCLRHTLGISCMFMWIILAALGFGAVFDGLGAVKAIENLFTEQLGLEPWMILVLMQLSFLIMGTFLDDTAMLVIVAPLYVPLVSALGFDLIWYGVLYTITTQIAYMTPPFGYNLFLMRAMAPPEISMRDIYASITPFVLVMVVALVLVMVFPQIALMLPNYVYNH